A window from Deinococcus koreensis encodes these proteins:
- the cydB gene encoding cytochrome d ubiquinol oxidase subunit II: MSLDLPTVWFALTGLIFTIYFFLDGFDFGVGILQPFLARTEEQRRALIGTVGPFWAANEVWVILAATVIFAAFPRWYGALLTGMYPLFALILLALIGRGLAFEYRAEVDHVRWRVFWDVTSFITNLLPAFIWGLIMANMVRGLPLGEGARFSGSPLEVFNAFGLLGGLATLSLFVLHGATYLLLRLHTGSVLHARARRAALTWGALATVFVLAFVYVGFVQQGLFNALGYSEWLFPAAAAANLGLVWLALTQRRDGLAFAATGLTIVFSTATIFISLFPNVLPSTLNRAFTLTVQGSASEPYTLYLLTWVGVIFLPLIIGYQAWNYYVFRQRVQERDREIPGGGSGD; encoded by the coding sequence GTGAGCCTCGACCTGCCCACGGTCTGGTTCGCCCTGACCGGCCTGATCTTCACCATCTACTTCTTCCTCGACGGCTTCGATTTCGGCGTGGGCATCCTGCAGCCCTTCCTGGCGCGCACCGAGGAGCAGCGCCGCGCCCTGATCGGCACGGTCGGCCCCTTCTGGGCCGCCAACGAGGTCTGGGTGATCCTGGCGGCCACTGTGATCTTCGCGGCCTTCCCGCGGTGGTACGGAGCGCTGCTGACCGGCATGTACCCGCTGTTCGCGCTGATCCTGCTGGCCCTGATCGGGCGCGGGCTGGCCTTCGAGTACCGCGCCGAGGTCGATCACGTGCGCTGGCGGGTCTTCTGGGACGTGACCTCGTTCATCACCAACCTGCTGCCGGCCTTCATCTGGGGCCTGATCATGGCGAACATGGTGCGCGGGCTGCCGCTGGGCGAGGGCGCGCGCTTCAGCGGCTCACCGCTGGAGGTGTTCAACGCCTTTGGGCTGCTGGGCGGGCTGGCGACCCTCAGCCTCTTCGTGCTGCACGGCGCCACCTACCTGCTGCTGCGTCTGCACACCGGCAGCGTGCTGCACGCCCGCGCCCGCCGCGCCGCGCTGACCTGGGGGGCGCTGGCGACCGTGTTCGTGCTGGCCTTCGTGTACGTGGGCTTCGTGCAGCAGGGGCTGTTCAACGCGCTGGGCTACTCCGAGTGGCTGTTTCCGGCGGCGGCGGCCGCCAACCTGGGGCTGGTCTGGCTGGCCCTGACCCAGCGGCGCGACGGGCTGGCCTTCGCGGCCACCGGCCTGACCATCGTGTTCTCCACGGCCACCATCTTCATCAGCCTGTTTCCCAACGTGCTGCCCAGCACCCTGAACCGGGCCTTCACCTTGACCGTACAGGGCAGCGCCAGCGAGCCGTACACGCTGTACCTGCTGACCTGGGTGGGCGTGATCTTCCTGCCGCTGATCATCGGCTATCAGGCCTGGAACTACTACGTGTTCCGCCAGCGCGTGCAGGAACGCGACCGCGAGATTCCGGGCGGCGGCTCGGGCGACTGA
- a CDS encoding AfsR/SARP family transcriptional regulator, whose translation MTTATAAPSPALSIAVRTLGHQQVVLAGRAVSWPSQAARDLFFLLLSDPRGHTRSDLIDLLWGESETRDGSNNLKVTRYRLRQALGDPDAILEQDGRQVLAPRYHEYADHTRFQRLLTQARGADDRERQLSYTYQALSLYEGEYLPDQTAPWADDMRNTLRTVYVRARLELASRHCDAVECQAAVQNLAGALRADPLVGEQYHRNLMGCLGTLGRADQAITHFRHFLTFIQRDVGDTLAQGTLTLADQLKSGEVHSVQHIGSDLPCPRRILHGRPQVDQRHRPPFDLSHWETELLRGRQVLSLMQKLSRVHSWPLLARLVQEFLAARLPTPYVCLLPHDVNPQRSLLPGTGPVAGWPTAVLSAVQAELDRVTGQGTARSGGAYPAHEPDSRRPVLIHTVHDPAAQPLGWLCVARASEGADLSSGDTELLARVAEALCYLLSQPHWTPRPSPKRPN comes from the coding sequence ATGACGACAGCGACTGCGGCACCATCTCCCGCCCTCTCGATCGCCGTGAGGACACTGGGGCACCAGCAGGTCGTCCTGGCAGGCCGGGCGGTATCATGGCCGTCTCAGGCGGCGCGTGACCTGTTCTTCCTGCTGCTCAGCGATCCACGCGGCCACACCCGATCCGACCTGATCGACCTGCTGTGGGGGGAATCCGAGACCCGGGACGGCAGCAACAACCTCAAGGTCACGCGCTACCGGCTGCGGCAGGCGCTGGGCGATCCGGACGCCATCCTGGAGCAGGACGGCCGGCAGGTACTGGCCCCGCGCTACCACGAGTACGCCGATCACACCCGGTTCCAGCGGCTGCTGACCCAGGCCCGGGGCGCCGACGACCGTGAGCGGCAGCTGTCGTACACCTACCAGGCGCTCAGTCTGTACGAGGGCGAATATCTGCCGGATCAGACCGCGCCCTGGGCCGACGACATGCGGAACACCCTGCGAACCGTCTATGTCCGCGCCCGGCTGGAGCTGGCATCCCGCCACTGCGACGCCGTCGAGTGTCAGGCGGCTGTCCAGAACCTGGCCGGGGCGCTGCGGGCCGACCCGCTGGTCGGCGAGCAGTACCACCGCAACCTGATGGGCTGCCTGGGCACGCTGGGCCGCGCCGATCAGGCGATCACGCACTTCCGGCACTTCCTGACCTTCATCCAGCGCGACGTGGGCGACACGCTGGCGCAGGGCACCCTGACGCTGGCCGATCAGCTCAAGAGTGGGGAAGTGCATTCGGTTCAGCACATCGGCAGCGACCTGCCCTGCCCCCGGCGGATTCTGCATGGCCGGCCGCAGGTGGATCAGCGTCACAGGCCCCCCTTCGACCTCAGCCACTGGGAAACGGAACTGCTGCGCGGCCGGCAGGTCTTGTCGTTGATGCAGAAGCTCAGCCGTGTGCACAGCTGGCCGCTGCTGGCGCGGCTGGTGCAGGAGTTCCTGGCGGCCCGGCTGCCGACCCCCTACGTCTGCCTGCTGCCCCACGACGTGAACCCACAGCGCTCCCTTCTGCCCGGAACCGGCCCGGTCGCCGGATGGCCCACCGCCGTGCTCAGTGCCGTGCAGGCCGAACTCGACCGTGTGACGGGCCAGGGTACGGCCCGTTCAGGTGGAGCGTACCCCGCCCACGAGCCGGACAGCCGCCGGCCTGTGCTGATCCACACTGTTCACGACCCGGCCGCACAGCCCCTGGGCTGGCTGTGCGTGGCCCGCGCATCCGAGGGCGCCGACCTCAGCTCCGGCGACACCGAACTGCTCGCCCGGGTGGCCGAGGCGCTGTGCTACCTGCTGTCTCAGCCGCACTGGACGCCACGGCCGTCACCGAAGCGACCGAACTGA